The Candidatus Nitrosymbiomonas proteolyticus genome has a segment encoding these proteins:
- a CDS encoding coenzyme PQQ synthesis protein D, PqqD: MGLVRLIGSFLGDRRGPSIEELRKSVPLRSAHASERDCENGGVELALPLDQFRAYRWVPRGLSPQGEKRFELESVGATVWRLCDGRHTFDAIARQLVSKFGMNRLEAEASLAAFLQMLGKRGLVELKVKKKQ; this comes from the coding sequence ATGGGATTGGTTCGCCTGATCGGAAGCTTCTTGGGGGACCGCAGGGGCCCTTCGATCGAGGAATTGAGAAAGTCGGTACCACTTCGGTCTGCCCACGCCTCAGAACGCGATTGCGAAAACGGCGGCGTCGAACTCGCCCTTCCCCTCGACCAGTTCCGAGCCTACCGTTGGGTTCCTCGGGGGCTGTCGCCTCAAGGCGAGAAGAGGTTCGAGCTCGAGTCCGTGGGCGCTACCGTTTGGCGTCTGTGCGACGGGCGGCACACGTTCGACGCGATCGCACGGCAGCTTGTCTCGAAGTTCGGAATGAACCGGCTCGAAGCGGAGGCCTCATTGGCAGCGTTCTTACAGATGTTGGGCAAGCGCGGGCTTGTGGAATTGAAAGTCAAGAAGAAGCAATGA
- a CDS encoding Sec-independent protein translocase protein TatA, with protein sequence MRILECDGKEPSDMTHTFTLAFLQGQELWIVLLVILVLFGGKKIPELMRGVGKGVGELQKGLDEGKRSVDYSAKSEPADSASKTDDDSK encoded by the coding sequence TTGCGTATACTAGAGTGCGACGGTAAGGAACCCTCCGATATGACTCACACCTTCACATTGGCATTTCTGCAGGGCCAGGAACTGTGGATCGTCTTGCTCGTCATCCTCGTTCTCTTCGGCGGCAAGAAGATTCCTGAACTGATGCGGGGCGTCGGCAAAGGGGTTGGCGAACTGCAAAAGGGCCTGGACGAAGGCAAACGCTCGGTCGACTACTCCGCGAAATCCGAACCCGCGGACTCAGCTTCAAAGACCGACGACGACTCCAAGTAG
- a CDS encoding L-seryl-tRNA(Sec) selenium transferase: MERAARAHAERLTGPRVRTVLNASGVILHTGLGRARLALSVAKALAGAAEGHLALEVDLTTGSRGDRQEVMREMISKVVGGESSFVVNNCAAAVYCALSALGSGKEVLLSRGEMVEIGGSFRMPEVIEASGCRLVEVGCTNKTRLADYERAMNPETAVIVRCHRSNFKMTGFVESPSSQELAELARSRGIVFLEDVGSGCLVDTSQFGAPKWYRVQDALAAGAHIVTFSGDKLLGGPQAGLLVGDGTLIDRIARHPSARASRVDKLTVVALSETLRLYWTGRSLELPTLAYLARSLETVRGYAERIASAAGVETAIEEGITEIGGGCGEGEGVATVRVGLASRDPIALAKSLRQGEPSILTRIERDRVWIDPRTLEPEEVEAVVGVLKSKEEWE; this comes from the coding sequence GTGGAAAGGGCGGCCCGGGCTCATGCGGAGCGGCTGACGGGTCCGCGAGTCCGTACCGTACTCAATGCCTCCGGGGTGATCTTGCACACGGGCCTCGGAAGGGCCAGGCTCGCTCTTTCCGTTGCGAAGGCTCTGGCCGGGGCCGCAGAGGGTCATCTGGCGCTGGAAGTCGATCTCACCACCGGCTCGCGGGGCGACCGTCAAGAGGTGATGCGCGAGATGATCTCTAAGGTGGTCGGGGGCGAATCCTCCTTCGTTGTCAACAACTGCGCTGCGGCGGTCTACTGCGCGCTCTCTGCTCTTGGCTCCGGGAAGGAAGTGCTTCTCTCGCGGGGGGAGATGGTCGAAATCGGAGGTTCGTTCCGTATGCCCGAAGTGATCGAGGCGAGCGGGTGTCGCCTGGTCGAAGTCGGGTGTACGAACAAGACGCGGCTGGCAGATTACGAAAGGGCGATGAACCCCGAGACCGCCGTAATCGTAAGGTGCCACAGATCCAATTTCAAGATGACTGGCTTTGTCGAGTCGCCTTCGAGCCAGGAGCTCGCCGAACTCGCGCGGAGCCGGGGAATCGTGTTCCTCGAAGACGTCGGCAGCGGGTGCCTGGTCGATACTTCTCAGTTCGGAGCGCCGAAGTGGTACCGAGTGCAGGATGCCCTTGCAGCGGGCGCCCACATCGTTACGTTCAGCGGAGACAAGCTGCTCGGGGGTCCTCAAGCGGGGCTTCTGGTCGGCGATGGGACCCTGATCGACCGGATCGCAAGGCACCCCTCCGCAAGGGCCTCGCGGGTCGACAAGCTCACCGTCGTAGCTCTCTCGGAGACCCTCAGACTCTACTGGACCGGAAGGAGCCTGGAACTCCCTACGCTCGCCTACCTCGCGAGGAGTCTGGAGACCGTCCGGGGGTACGCCGAGAGAATCGCGTCCGCCGCAGGGGTCGAAACGGCCATCGAGGAAGGAATCACCGAAATCGGAGGCGGCTGCGGAGAAGGGGAAGGGGTAGCGACGGTTCGCGTAGGCTTGGCAAGCCGGGATCCGATCGCTCTTGCCAAGAGCCTACGGCAAGGCGAACCTTCGATTTTGACCCGAATTGAACGCGATCGAGTGTGGATCGACCCAAGAACCTTGGAGCCGGAGGAAGTTGAGGCCGTTGTAGGCGTCCTGAAGTCGAAGGAGGAATGGGAGTGA
- a CDS encoding 3-isopropylmalate dehydrogenase, with amino-acid sequence MSHKVAVLAGDGIGPEVIAEAVKVLRRVSSDLEFESALVGGAAYDDCGRPLPEATLDLCRNADAVLLGAVGGPKWDAIEPVSLRPEVGALLPLRRELNLYANVRPAKTLGPLLSASPLKGDRGLIDLVVVRELTGGIYFGTPRERRDEGRVAVDTAVYSQHEVERIAARAFEIARARRKEIVSVDKANVLETSRLWRETVTRMAAENPDVKVSHMLIDNCAMQLIRDPRQFDVILTENMFGDILSDEASMITGSLGLLPSASLSDTKNGKVFGMYEPVHGSAPDIAGQGRANPLAAILSAAMMLRYSFGEGEGAARIDRAVESALEQGLRTADIFVEGTKLVSTSEMGDAVSHHLEAP; translated from the coding sequence ATGAGTCACAAAGTCGCTGTCCTTGCTGGGGATGGCATCGGCCCCGAAGTGATTGCTGAAGCGGTGAAGGTGCTTCGGCGAGTCAGCAGCGACCTGGAATTTGAATCGGCGCTGGTGGGCGGGGCGGCGTATGACGACTGCGGACGCCCGCTGCCCGAAGCGACGCTCGACCTGTGCAGGAACGCCGACGCCGTGCTTCTCGGCGCGGTCGGCGGGCCCAAGTGGGATGCCATCGAGCCTGTGAGCCTCCGCCCGGAAGTTGGGGCGTTGCTTCCTTTGCGCCGCGAACTCAACCTCTACGCCAACGTTCGGCCCGCGAAAACCTTGGGTCCGCTGCTTTCCGCAAGCCCGCTCAAGGGCGATCGGGGACTGATCGACTTGGTCGTGGTGCGCGAGCTGACCGGAGGCATCTATTTCGGGACGCCACGGGAACGCCGGGACGAGGGCCGAGTGGCCGTCGACACCGCAGTGTATTCCCAGCACGAGGTGGAGAGGATCGCCGCACGAGCCTTCGAGATCGCGCGCGCCCGCAGGAAGGAGATCGTAAGCGTGGACAAGGCGAACGTGCTCGAAACGAGCCGCCTTTGGCGCGAGACCGTGACGCGAATGGCCGCCGAAAACCCGGATGTGAAGGTCTCGCACATGCTCATCGACAACTGCGCGATGCAACTCATCCGAGACCCGCGCCAGTTCGACGTGATCTTGACGGAGAACATGTTTGGCGACATCCTCTCGGATGAGGCTTCGATGATCACGGGGTCGCTGGGGCTGCTTCCCAGCGCCTCGCTGAGCGACACCAAGAACGGGAAGGTCTTTGGAATGTATGAGCCGGTCCATGGCTCCGCGCCCGATATCGCAGGTCAGGGACGCGCCAACCCGCTCGCCGCCATACTGAGCGCAGCGATGATGCTGAGGTACAGCTTTGGCGAAGGGGAAGGAGCGGCGAGGATCGACCGCGCCGTCGAGTCGGCCCTCGAACAAGGACTGCGGACCGCCGACATCTTCGTCGAGGGAACGAAGCTCGTTTCCACCTCTGAAATGGGTGATGCGGTCTCGCATCACCTGGAGGCTCCTTAA
- a CDS encoding thiamin phosphate synthase YjbQ, with protein sequence MKSHTEYLWFETRQREEFVCITGQVEQAVSSSGVQEGFVLVSAMHITAAVYVNDLEYGLIEDIKEWLQGLAPKKDYRHHATGEDNGEAHLKNLILHHQVVLPITKGRLDLGPWQQVFYAEFDGQRRKRVVLKVLGE encoded by the coding sequence ATGAAATCGCATACGGAATACTTGTGGTTTGAGACCCGCCAGCGAGAAGAATTCGTTTGCATCACCGGCCAGGTCGAGCAAGCGGTCAGTTCGAGCGGGGTGCAAGAGGGGTTTGTCCTCGTGAGCGCGATGCACATTACGGCCGCGGTCTATGTCAACGACCTTGAGTATGGATTGATCGAGGACATCAAGGAGTGGCTCCAAGGGCTCGCCCCCAAGAAGGACTACCGCCACCATGCCACCGGGGAAGACAACGGCGAAGCCCACCTTAAGAACCTGATCCTGCACCACCAGGTCGTCCTGCCCATCACCAAGGGGAGGCTCGATTTGGGGCCGTGGCAGCAGGTGTTTTATGCGGAGTTTGATGGGCAACGCCGCAAGCGGGTGGTCCTCAAGGTCCTCGGGGAGTAA
- a CDS encoding RNA polymerase sigma factor, sigma-70 family translates to MDADLQQALSGNRETMARIVDEHYDSVFRFCARRIGTDGAADAAQETFVTAQQRIRGFRGHSSLRTWLLGIALNHCRNLSRKLGPQMARFQPFEDETGDPSSVDPTQVMIERETLRSAFEKLSEDHKEVVLLHEVEGLTYDEAAHVLGVPAGTVKSRLHHAFQNLRASLCDPQEANS, encoded by the coding sequence ATGGATGCTGATCTGCAGCAAGCCCTAAGCGGAAACCGCGAAACGATGGCGCGAATCGTCGACGAGCATTACGACTCGGTGTTTCGGTTTTGCGCCCGCCGGATCGGGACCGACGGGGCGGCGGACGCCGCGCAAGAGACGTTCGTAACGGCGCAACAGCGGATCCGCGGTTTCCGGGGTCATTCGAGTCTGAGGACTTGGCTTCTGGGCATCGCGCTCAACCACTGTCGGAACCTGTCCAGGAAGTTGGGACCGCAAATGGCGCGCTTTCAGCCCTTCGAGGACGAAACAGGAGACCCATCGAGCGTCGATCCGACCCAGGTCATGATCGAACGCGAGACTCTGCGGAGCGCCTTCGAGAAGCTGAGCGAAGACCACAAGGAGGTCGTCCTGCTCCACGAAGTCGAAGGGCTAACCTACGACGAGGCAGCACACGTGCTTGGAGTTCCCGCCGGCACCGTGAAGTCGCGGCTGCACCACGCCTTTCAGAACCTTCGCGCCAGCCTTTGCGACCCGCAGGAGGCCAACTCATGA